In one Thermococcus sp. 2319x1 genomic region, the following are encoded:
- a CDS encoding CBS domain-containing protein codes for MNDVERALQTFYSMKLKDIMPSITSMPIVTVDSPILDVLKLLRTRHHVWVVNNKGEMKLEGVIRYLDVVCLLLPPENTKVRLGNISAVFKSILGGAEKASDVMERNVMTIDEDATVLDALTKMRRYKVQILAIVDGNNTLKGEISLRLLIDEFLRLMKVGGVQWLQSGSSSPSE; via the coding sequence ATGAATGACGTTGAGAGGGCTCTCCAGACCTTTTATTCAATGAAGCTAAAAGACATAATGCCATCAATAACCTCAATGCCCATTGTTACGGTTGATTCCCCCATCCTTGATGTGCTCAAGCTGCTCAGGACGAGGCATCACGTATGGGTTGTGAACAACAAGGGTGAGATGAAACTTGAAGGAGTTATAAGGTATCTTGATGTCGTATGTCTTCTTCTTCCCCCAGAAAACACAAAGGTAAGGCTTGGCAACATAAGCGCGGTTTTTAAATCCATTCTGGGAGGGGCGGAAAAAGCCTCCGATGTAATGGAGCGCAATGTGATGACAATAGACGAAGATGCCACGGTTTTAGATGCACTGACAAAGATGAGAAGGTACAAAGTGCAAATCTTGGCGATTGTCGATGGAAACAATACTCTGAAGGGCGAAATAAGCCTGAGGTTGCTCATTGACGAGTTCCTAAGACTGATGAAGGTGGGTGGTGTGCAATGGCTCCAGAGTGGGTCCTCTTCACCCTCGGAGTAG